Within Pseudomonas sp. LBUM920, the genomic segment CGTGCCGTCGATGGAAATGGTGCGCATGGTCAGCTCCGGCACCGAGGCCACCATGAGCGCGATTCGCCTGGCCCGTGGTTTTACCGGCCGCGACAGCATCATCAAGTTCGAAGGCTGCTACCACGGCCACTCCGACAGCCTGCTGGTGAAAGCCGGTTCCGGCGCGCTGACGCAGGGCGTACCAAGCTCGGCCGGTGTACCGGCGGCCTTCGCCAAGCACACCCTGACCCTGCCGTTCAACGACATCGCCGCGGTCGAGCAGATGCTCAGTGAAGTGGGCCAAGAGGTGGCGTGCATCATCGTCGAGCCGGTCGCCGGCAACATGAACTGCGTACCGCCGGCGCCTGGTTTCCTTGAAGGCCTGCGCGAGCAGTGCGACAAGCACGGCGTAGTGCTGATTTTCGACGAAGTCATGACCGGGTTCCGTGTCGCCCTCGGTGGCGCCCAGGCTTACTACGGCGTCACGCCGGACCTGAGCACCTTCGGCAAGATCATTGGCGGCGGCATGCCGGTGGGTTGCTTCGGCGGCAAGCGCGACATCATGCAGCACATCGCGCCACTGGGCCCGGTGTACCAGGCGGGCACCTTGTCGGGTAACCCATTGGCGATGGCGGCCGGCCTGACCACCTTGCGCCTGATCAGCCGCCCGGGTTTTCACGCCGAGCTGACCGACTACACCACGCGCCTGCTCGATGGCCTGCAACAGCGCGCCGATGCTGCCGGCATCCCGTTCGTCACCACGCAAGCCGGCGGCATGTTCGGCCTGTAC encodes:
- the hemL gene encoding glutamate-1-semialdehyde 2,1-aminomutase, yielding MSRSETLFANAQKHIPGGVNSPVRAFKSVGGTPLFFKHAEGAYVTDEDDKRYVDYVGSWGPMILGHSHPDVLDAVRQQLQHGLSYGAPTAMETEMADLVCSIVPSMEMVRMVSSGTEATMSAIRLARGFTGRDSIIKFEGCYHGHSDSLLVKAGSGALTQGVPSSAGVPAAFAKHTLTLPFNDIAAVEQMLSEVGQEVACIIVEPVAGNMNCVPPAPGFLEGLREQCDKHGVVLIFDEVMTGFRVALGGAQAYYGVTPDLSTFGKIIGGGMPVGCFGGKRDIMQHIAPLGPVYQAGTLSGNPLAMAAGLTTLRLISRPGFHAELTDYTTRLLDGLQQRADAAGIPFVTTQAGGMFGLYFSGADDIVTFDDVMGSDADLFKRFFHLMLEGGVYLAPSAFEAGFTSIAHGDAELKLTLDAAERAFAALK